Proteins co-encoded in one Sporosarcina sp. FSL K6-1522 genomic window:
- the queC gene encoding 7-cyano-7-deazaguanine synthase QueC — protein sequence MKNEKAVVVFSGGQDSTTCLFWALKNFREVATVTFDYGQRHSDEIECARQIAQELGVSFKVLDMQLINQLSANALTRNDIEVTEVEGELPSTFVPGRNHLFLSFAAVYADAIGARHIITGVSETDFSGYPDCRDNFIKSLNVTLNLAMDGRFVLHTPLMWLDKSEVWELADELGVLDYIQEKTLTCYNGVPSSGCGECPACVLRNEGLATYLAKKSVGVAK from the coding sequence ATGAAAAATGAAAAAGCGGTGGTCGTCTTCAGTGGCGGCCAAGACAGTACGACATGCCTATTTTGGGCATTGAAGAATTTCCGTGAGGTAGCAACGGTGACGTTTGATTATGGGCAACGTCATTCGGATGAAATTGAATGTGCTCGCCAAATTGCGCAGGAACTCGGTGTATCATTCAAAGTGCTCGATATGCAGTTGATTAACCAATTGTCTGCGAATGCCTTAACACGTAATGACATCGAAGTGACAGAAGTAGAAGGCGAATTGCCATCGACATTCGTTCCAGGCCGAAATCATCTGTTTCTATCCTTTGCAGCAGTCTATGCAGATGCCATTGGGGCTCGGCACATCATTACAGGTGTCAGTGAAACGGATTTTAGTGGCTATCCTGATTGCCGCGATAATTTTATCAAATCACTAAATGTGACGTTGAACTTAGCCATGGACGGACGATTTGTTCTGCATACGCCGCTCATGTGGCTTGATAAATCTGAAGTATGGGAACTGGCCGACGAACTAGGGGTACTTGATTACATCCAAGAGAAAACACTTACTTGCTACAACGGCGTTCCGAGCTCAGGCTGCGGAGAGTGCCCTGCTTGCGTGTTGCGCAACGAAGGACTCGCTACTTACTTAGCGAAAAAGTCTGTAGGTGTCGCCAAATGA
- the queD gene encoding 6-carboxytetrahydropterin synthase QueD — translation MMQQFYPQVQHNYRFELNKDLHFSAAHYIPHEEAGKCRVMHGHTYHINVTIGGNTLDELGFLIDFKQLKNLIHDKYDHSVLNDHPEFKEHFPTTERLAEQIGQSIQTVLQTRANQPVCLQVIVRETPTSYVIYRPQQEGVL, via the coding sequence ATGATGCAGCAGTTTTACCCGCAAGTCCAACACAACTATCGATTTGAATTAAACAAAGACCTGCATTTCTCAGCAGCGCATTACATTCCGCATGAAGAAGCCGGAAAATGCCGGGTGATGCATGGGCATACGTACCATATAAATGTAACCATTGGAGGCAATACGCTAGATGAACTCGGTTTTCTCATCGATTTCAAACAGCTTAAAAACCTCATCCATGATAAATATGATCATTCCGTGTTAAATGATCATCCTGAATTCAAGGAGCACTTCCCAACGACCGAGCGATTGGCCGAACAGATTGGGCAATCGATTCAAACCGTTTTACAAACGAGAGCGAATCAACCTGTCTGCTTACAAGTCATTGTGCGGGAGACGCCGACGAGCTATGTCATCTATCGCCCTCAACAGGAGGGTGTGCTATGA
- the queE gene encoding 7-carboxy-7-deazaguanine synthase QueE encodes MKIPVMEIFGPTIQGEGMVIGQKTMFVRTAGCDYSCSWCDSSFTWDGTGKSVAKQPSDIIEELQAIGGQSFSHVTISGGNPALHKGIGELIDLCHAQGWKVAVETQASFWQDWLVKIDDITLSPKPPSSGMVTDFDKLDRFMEKLMHANASLKIVIFDEADFKFAEEVHLRYPSFPFYLQTGNEDTTTTDDAHLVSTLLNRFEWLIDQAMHSSVMNDAKVLPQLHALVWGNKRGV; translated from the coding sequence ATGAAAATTCCTGTAATGGAAATATTCGGCCCAACCATTCAAGGGGAAGGCATGGTGATCGGGCAGAAAACGATGTTTGTTCGTACAGCGGGTTGCGATTACTCCTGTTCTTGGTGTGATTCTAGTTTTACGTGGGATGGCACCGGAAAAAGTGTAGCAAAACAGCCAAGTGACATTATCGAAGAACTTCAAGCAATCGGTGGTCAATCGTTTTCACATGTGACGATTTCAGGTGGCAACCCTGCCCTGCATAAAGGCATTGGCGAACTCATCGACCTTTGCCATGCACAAGGCTGGAAAGTCGCTGTCGAAACACAAGCTTCGTTTTGGCAAGATTGGCTCGTGAAGATCGATGACATTACATTATCACCGAAACCACCCAGTTCTGGAATGGTGACAGATTTCGATAAACTGGATCGCTTTATGGAAAAGCTCATGCATGCCAACGCCAGTTTAAAAATCGTCATTTTCGATGAAGCAGATTTCAAGTTTGCTGAGGAGGTTCATCTTCGTTATCCATCGTTCCCTTTCTATCTGCAAACTGGGAACGAGGATACGACGACAACCGACGATGCACACCTGGTGTCGACCCTCCTCAATCGTTTCGAGTGGCTCATTGACCAAGCCATGCACTCATCCGTCATGAATGACGCAAAAGTGTTGCCGCAGCTACATGCGCTTGTCTGGGGGAATAAACGCGGCGTGTAA
- a CDS encoding cysteine-rich CWC family protein, translated as MQLEVTINEIENRLLFERGRNMTNVICPLCSKSNNCCNGLDKSLGVCWCNQEVFPAEIFEQVPPEQLRKACICKSCLEQYSEQLERNR; from the coding sequence ATGCAATTGGAAGTGACGATTAATGAAATAGAGAACAGGCTATTGTTTGAAAGGGGGAGAAATATGACGAACGTTATTTGTCCGCTATGTAGTAAAAGTAATAATTGCTGCAATGGCCTAGACAAATCATTAGGGGTTTGTTGGTGCAATCAAGAGGTATTCCCAGCAGAGATTTTCGAGCAGGTGCCGCCTGAGCAATTAAGGAAAGCCTGTATATGCAAAAGTTGTTTGGAGCAATATTCGGAGCAATTAGAGCGGAATAGGTGA
- a CDS encoding patatin-like phospholipase family protein — MLIDGVFSGGGLKGFALVGAYQVLEEKGYRFQRVAGTSAGAILASFIAAGYTAKEIEELLNELDVALLLDPRKTIIPLPIMKWLWLYWRLGLYQGKALEQWFLEKLSAKGIYTFGDLPPGSLKLIASDLTNGKMMVLPDDLPDYGVSVDSFPIARALRMSCGIPFFFEPVTMKVGSGDTIVVDGGVLSNFPMWLFDDANGKKERPVLGLKLSRQQEDMPGHVIKNGLDLFEALFSTMKNAHDEKYISRSHEKNIIFIPVDDYSATQFDLDEETKNELMEKGRIRTEQFLKTW; from the coding sequence ATGCTAATCGATGGCGTGTTTTCAGGGGGAGGGTTGAAGGGATTTGCGTTAGTCGGGGCTTATCAAGTATTGGAGGAGAAAGGCTATCGCTTTCAACGTGTGGCGGGAACGAGTGCCGGAGCGATTTTGGCAAGCTTTATAGCAGCTGGTTATACCGCGAAGGAGATTGAAGAACTGCTGAATGAGTTGGATGTTGCTTTGCTACTAGATCCGCGCAAAACGATTATTCCTTTGCCCATTATGAAATGGCTATGGCTGTATTGGCGTCTAGGTCTGTATCAAGGGAAAGCGCTTGAGCAGTGGTTTTTAGAGAAGTTATCGGCAAAGGGAATTTATACGTTTGGGGATTTACCGCCAGGTTCTTTGAAACTCATTGCTTCGGATTTAACGAATGGCAAGATGATGGTACTGCCTGATGATTTACCAGACTATGGTGTATCAGTAGACAGTTTTCCAATCGCACGTGCGTTGCGTATGAGCTGCGGGATTCCATTTTTCTTTGAGCCTGTAACGATGAAAGTAGGGTCGGGTGATACGATTGTTGTCGATGGTGGTGTATTAAGTAATTTCCCGATGTGGCTATTCGATGATGCCAATGGCAAAAAAGAACGCCCGGTCCTTGGGCTAAAGCTCAGTCGTCAACAAGAAGATATGCCGGGACACGTTATTAAAAATGGATTGGATTTATTCGAAGCGCTGTTTTCAACGATGAAAAATGCGCATGATGAAAAATACATTTCTCGATCACATGAAAAAAATATTATTTTCATTCCAGTAGATGATTATAGTGCAACGCAGTTTGATTTAGATGAAGAAACAAAAAATGAGTTGATGGAAAAGGGAAGAATTCGTACAGAACAATTTTTGAAAACGTGGTAG
- a CDS encoding LCP family protein — protein sequence MKRSEVKKMKKKKWPWIVGIISVLGLAIGGLALTVYFDLTSTLKGMHQSIERDVSEKREEKIDVSKLEPFSVLVLGVDEREGDKGRSDTMIVMAVNPKLNTTKMISIPRDTYTEIVGHGTDDKLNHAYAFGGIEMSMDSVEHLLDIPIDYVVEVNMEGFIKIVDEVGGIKVHNDLDFTQDSFHFKKGTITLTGKEALSYVRMRKEDPNGDWGRQDRQRQVIQGVLDKGKSVNSLLNYRGVFNAIGDNIKTNMTFDEMVDVQKNYRNAADKVEQLHFEQGTGKRMNGGIWYYMMDDEELKTITGELKQHLEIN from the coding sequence ATGAAGCGTTCAGAAGTAAAAAAAATGAAAAAGAAAAAATGGCCGTGGATTGTCGGTATTATTAGCGTGCTCGGTCTGGCAATTGGCGGACTCGCCTTAACAGTCTATTTTGACTTGACCTCAACGTTGAAAGGTATGCATCAATCCATTGAACGAGATGTATCTGAGAAACGCGAGGAAAAAATTGATGTCAGCAAGTTGGAGCCCTTTTCCGTACTTGTGCTAGGTGTCGATGAACGCGAAGGCGATAAAGGCCGCTCGGATACGATGATTGTTATGGCTGTCAATCCGAAACTCAATACGACAAAAATGATTAGTATTCCGCGAGATACGTATACAGAAATTGTTGGGCACGGCACAGATGATAAGCTAAACCACGCCTATGCCTTTGGTGGGATTGAGATGTCGATGGATTCAGTTGAACACTTATTGGATATTCCGATTGACTATGTCGTAGAGGTAAATATGGAAGGTTTCATCAAAATAGTGGACGAAGTCGGCGGGATCAAAGTGCATAATGATTTAGATTTTACGCAGGACTCGTTTCATTTCAAGAAAGGCACTATTACATTAACAGGTAAAGAAGCCTTGTCCTATGTTCGCATGCGGAAAGAAGATCCCAATGGAGACTGGGGACGACAAGACCGCCAAAGACAAGTGATTCAAGGAGTTTTAGATAAAGGAAAATCTGTCAATAGCTTACTGAATTACCGAGGTGTATTTAACGCAATCGGCGACAACATCAAAACAAATATGACATTCGATGAAATGGTCGATGTGCAGAAAAACTACCGGAATGCGGCTGACAAAGTAGAACAATTGCATTTTGAACAAGGGACAGGCAAGCGTATGAACGGCGGGATCTGGTATTACATGATGGACGACGAAGAACTGAAAACTATTACAGGGGAATTAAAGCAACATTTGGAGATCAATTAA
- a CDS encoding glutamate-5-semialdehyde dehydrogenase — protein sequence MSEVKRKGKIAKEASYSLVNITTEQKNQALALIAEQLVVDQATILAENQKDLEAGKANGLTDAMLDRIMLNEKRIQDMADAIQQLIDLTDPIGETLETIEKENGLQIEVKRVPIGVIGMIYEARPNVTIDAATLAIKTGNAVILRGSSSAKYSNIALIQSIHMALDNSDIPKESVQLIEDTSRETAKDLFRLNAYLDVLIPRGGKALIETVVREATVPVIETGAGNCHIYIDESADLEMVEKIVINAKTQRPSVCNTIETILIHEQWFAQYGKALIAKLQESDVEIIGDETIASECSNVQRASEADWSTEYLGLTVSVKVVSTIDEAIAHINQYGTKHSEAIITNDEQRAAIFLTRVDAAAVYHNASTRFTDGFEFGYGAEIGISTQKLHARGPMGLKALTTSKFTIRGTGQVRV from the coding sequence ATGAGTGAAGTGAAACGGAAAGGGAAGATTGCTAAGGAAGCGAGCTATTCATTGGTTAACATTACAACCGAGCAAAAAAATCAGGCATTGGCGCTAATTGCTGAGCAACTCGTAGTAGACCAAGCAACCATCCTTGCTGAAAATCAAAAGGATCTGGAAGCTGGTAAGGCGAATGGTCTAACGGATGCCATGCTTGACCGGATTATGCTCAATGAAAAACGCATCCAAGACATGGCTGATGCCATCCAACAATTAATCGACTTAACAGATCCAATCGGGGAGACGCTAGAGACGATTGAAAAAGAAAACGGCTTGCAGATTGAAGTGAAACGTGTGCCAATTGGCGTCATCGGCATGATTTACGAAGCAAGGCCAAATGTCACCATTGATGCGGCAACCTTGGCGATTAAAACCGGAAATGCTGTGATTTTACGAGGCAGTTCTTCTGCGAAATATTCGAATATCGCATTGATTCAATCCATTCATATGGCTTTAGATAATAGCGACATCCCAAAGGAATCGGTCCAACTGATTGAGGATACGAGCAGGGAAACGGCGAAGGATTTATTCCGACTCAATGCGTATTTGGACGTTCTCATTCCAAGGGGGGGGAAAGCCCTCATTGAAACAGTTGTCCGTGAAGCAACTGTTCCAGTCATTGAAACAGGGGCAGGAAATTGTCATATTTATATCGATGAGTCGGCAGATTTAGAGATGGTTGAAAAAATTGTCATCAATGCAAAAACACAACGTCCATCTGTTTGTAATACCATTGAAACGATTTTAATTCATGAACAGTGGTTTGCGCAATATGGGAAGGCCCTCATTGCAAAATTGCAGGAAAGTGATGTAGAGATTATCGGGGATGAAACCATTGCAAGCGAATGCAGCAATGTCCAACGAGCATCTGAAGCAGATTGGTCAACCGAATACCTCGGTTTAACGGTCAGTGTCAAAGTCGTTTCAACGATTGATGAGGCAATCGCTCATATTAATCAATACGGTACCAAGCACTCTGAAGCCATCATTACAAACGACGAACAGCGCGCAGCCATTTTCTTAACGCGTGTCGATGCAGCTGCTGTTTACCATAATGCATCGACTCGATTTACAGATGGATTCGAATTCGGCTACGGAGCAGAAATCGGTATCAGCACACAGAAACTACACGCAAGAGGTCCAATGGGATTAAAAGCACTGACCACGAGTAAATTTACGATTCGTGGTACTGGGCAAGTGCGTGTATAA
- the proB gene encoding glutamate 5-kinase has translation MKRQRIVVKIGSSSLTNDQGEIDQAKFNDHVGALATLRQAGHEVIVVSSGAVAAGFAGLGYPSRPLTTKGKQAAAAVGQSLLIQSYIEKFSEYGIVPAQILLTRMDFSNRERYKNAFATMSELLERGVLPIINENDTVAVDELTFGDNDMLSALVSGFLHADQLIIMTDINGLYDANPRNNPAAKRFDYLEEITQDLMAGADDTGSKVGTGGMKSKLLAAKTATSLGVSVFIGTGQGSDKLVDILRGDGDGTYISNPDIAKINTSRQWIVLHSETTGKLYVDQGAEEAILHNGRSLLPAGVFKVNGTFDKGDVVEVFGVNGLLGRGEVSYSSEELKSTIEKRNRERAAELVSTTVEVIHRDRWAQL, from the coding sequence ATGAAGAGGCAGCGGATTGTGGTAAAAATCGGAAGTAGTTCTTTGACAAATGATCAAGGTGAAATCGATCAGGCGAAATTTAATGATCATGTTGGTGCGCTTGCTACACTTCGTCAAGCGGGGCATGAAGTAATCGTCGTTTCTTCCGGGGCGGTTGCGGCTGGATTTGCTGGTTTAGGCTATCCGTCAAGGCCATTGACAACGAAGGGGAAACAAGCAGCGGCAGCGGTGGGGCAAAGTTTACTGATTCAATCATATATCGAAAAGTTTAGTGAATATGGCATTGTACCTGCCCAGATTTTATTGACACGTATGGACTTCTCGAATCGGGAGCGCTATAAAAATGCCTTTGCGACGATGAGTGAGTTATTAGAACGAGGTGTCTTGCCGATTATTAACGAAAATGACACGGTCGCTGTCGATGAACTAACTTTTGGTGATAATGATATGCTATCGGCACTTGTTAGCGGCTTTCTTCATGCAGACCAACTTATCATTATGACGGATATCAACGGGTTGTATGATGCCAATCCACGCAATAATCCAGCAGCCAAACGTTTTGATTATTTGGAGGAAATTACGCAAGACTTGATGGCAGGTGCAGATGACACGGGATCAAAAGTGGGGACGGGCGGCATGAAGTCCAAATTATTAGCTGCAAAAACGGCAACCTCATTGGGCGTTTCGGTCTTTATTGGCACGGGGCAAGGTTCGGATAAATTGGTTGATATTTTGCGAGGAGATGGAGATGGCACATATATTTCCAATCCCGACATTGCGAAAATCAATACGAGTCGACAATGGATTGTTCTTCATTCTGAAACGACGGGTAAATTGTATGTGGACCAAGGGGCGGAAGAGGCGATTTTGCATAACGGCAGGAGCTTATTGCCAGCAGGTGTTTTTAAAGTAAATGGCACTTTTGACAAAGGCGATGTTGTGGAAGTTTTTGGTGTGAATGGCCTTTTAGGAAGAGGGGAAGTTAGTTATTCCTCGGAGGAATTGAAGAGCACCATTGAAAAGCGGAATCGAGAAAGAGCGGCAGAACTCGTGTCAACAACGGTTGAAGTCATTCACCGTGATCGATGGGCGCAACTATAA
- the menC gene encoding o-succinylbenzoate synthase: protein MIIKEINIRKMKMTMKHPFTTSFGTFQEKEFLLLEAKDELGNTGWGESVAFHSPWYNEETLETNLHMIKDFLIPLVLGKEIGHPDEVNELFAAIRKNNMAKSTVEGAIWDLYAKRNELTLAQALGGKQEKIEVGISIGIQENVADLVATVGGFIEEGYKRIKVKIKPGYDVDVIRELRKHFPDVPLMADANSAYTLEDVELLKQLDAFNLTMIEQPLASDDIIDHATLQKQLQTPICLDESIHSLEDTRKALELGSTKIINIKIGRVGGLTEAKKIHDYCMERGIPVWCGGMLESGIGRAHNVALTTLPNFVLPGDTAGSSRYWEQDVITPEVVVEDGYITVPTAYGIGYEPNLAAMDTFTVDELHFTAK from the coding sequence ATGATTATTAAAGAAATTAACATCCGCAAAATGAAAATGACGATGAAACATCCATTCACAACAAGCTTTGGAACGTTTCAAGAGAAAGAATTTTTGTTGCTCGAAGCGAAAGACGAGCTTGGCAATACGGGGTGGGGAGAGTCTGTTGCTTTCCATTCTCCTTGGTACAACGAAGAAACACTTGAAACGAATTTGCATATGATTAAGGACTTCTTAATCCCATTAGTTTTGGGGAAGGAAATTGGGCATCCAGATGAGGTAAATGAATTGTTCGCCGCTATTCGTAAAAATAATATGGCGAAATCAACGGTTGAAGGAGCCATTTGGGACCTTTATGCCAAGCGCAACGAACTGACATTGGCGCAAGCATTAGGCGGTAAACAAGAAAAAATCGAAGTTGGGATCAGTATCGGGATTCAGGAAAATGTTGCCGATTTAGTTGCAACGGTTGGTGGCTTCATCGAGGAAGGCTATAAGCGCATCAAAGTGAAAATTAAACCAGGTTATGACGTTGACGTCATCCGTGAACTCCGTAAACATTTCCCGGATGTACCGCTGATGGCAGATGCCAACTCGGCGTATACACTGGAGGATGTTGAACTGCTAAAACAGCTCGATGCTTTCAATTTGACGATGATTGAACAGCCGCTTGCCTCAGACGACATCATCGATCATGCGACGTTGCAAAAACAGCTACAAACGCCAATCTGTTTGGATGAAAGCATTCATTCACTTGAGGATACACGAAAAGCGCTTGAACTTGGCAGCACAAAAATTATTAACATTAAAATCGGCCGCGTCGGTGGCTTGACGGAAGCGAAAAAAATCCATGATTACTGCATGGAGCGTGGCATTCCGGTTTGGTGTGGCGGTATGTTGGAATCGGGAATTGGACGCGCGCATAACGTCGCACTGACAACATTGCCGAACTTTGTTTTACCAGGGGATACAGCGGGGTCTTCTCGTTACTGGGAGCAAGATGTCATCACGCCTGAAGTCGTTGTTGAGGATGGCTATATTACTGTACCAACAGCATACGGTATCGGATATGAACCGAATCTTGCGGCGATGGATACGTTCACAGTGGACGAACTGCATTTTACAGCAAAATAA
- a CDS encoding GNAT family N-acetyltransferase translates to MTIAIRQLVTHEDMYLIQDLEKEIWGMDPIPIHQTYTAVTNGGLLLGAFDDDRIVGFSYSFAGFANGKVHLCSHMLGTHPDYQSMGVGKLLKEEQLRLARDMGYELIVWTFDPLESRNAYLNVSKLYGICNTYLENWYGEMADGLNKGLPSDRFKIEWWVSSERVQEQWTPQIVDYHRPFGVKQSELGNPMIEVELADIWTDSEGIEVPVPAAIQLIKKSEPELALDWRVKMRVICQTLFDAGYALVGVNRSDEGVHYYQFVKRETIPLNTKHEENAE, encoded by the coding sequence ATGACAATAGCGATTCGTCAGTTAGTGACACATGAAGATATGTATCTGATTCAAGATTTGGAGAAAGAAATTTGGGGGATGGATCCGATTCCAATCCATCAAACGTATACAGCGGTAACAAATGGTGGGTTGCTATTAGGGGCTTTTGACGATGATCGAATTGTCGGTTTTTCTTATAGTTTCGCAGGTTTTGCGAACGGAAAAGTGCATTTATGTTCGCATATGCTTGGTACGCATCCCGATTATCAGTCGATGGGCGTTGGCAAGCTGTTGAAAGAGGAGCAGCTTCGACTTGCTCGTGATATGGGCTATGAGCTCATTGTTTGGACATTCGATCCGCTCGAAAGCCGCAATGCGTATTTAAATGTATCCAAACTCTATGGAATTTGTAATACGTATTTAGAAAACTGGTATGGGGAGATGGCAGATGGATTGAACAAAGGATTGCCATCTGACCGCTTTAAAATCGAATGGTGGGTTTCCAGTGAACGTGTTCAAGAGCAATGGACACCGCAAATCGTCGATTATCATCGACCGTTTGGCGTCAAGCAATCGGAATTAGGCAATCCAATGATTGAAGTAGAGCTGGCAGATATTTGGACAGACAGTGAAGGGATTGAAGTGCCTGTTCCAGCAGCGATTCAGTTGATTAAAAAAAGTGAGCCGGAACTAGCTCTAGATTGGCGCGTGAAAATGCGAGTGATTTGTCAAACGTTATTCGACGCGGGTTATGCGTTAGTAGGTGTTAACAGATCTGACGAAGGGGTCCATTACTACCAATTTGTCAAAAGAGAAACGATTCCACTAAATACGAAACATGAGGAGAATGCTGAATGA
- a CDS encoding M20 peptidase aminoacylase family protein — MKTAVQEVKSVVEEVFQHLHTHPEISWQEVETTKYIQQLLEREGFQVETFDDSTGLVVTAGTGEHCVGLRTDIDALWQEVDGVYQANHSCGHDAHMTMAIGALFTLKKLGYPKIGRLKVLFQPAEEKGTGALSFVEKGLVDDVDYLYGVHLRPIQEIGHGYSAPAILHGSAKMIKGLIIGTDTHGARPHLGQNAIEVMARLVQAIQSIHVDPMVPHSAKMTMFQAGGESANIIPGNAVFSLDIRAQTNTVMDKLMSEVDKAIRLIADMADVEISYEVQAEIAAAQVDETAVALMAQAITETVGEQFLAAPIVTPGGEDFHYYTLKRPTVKATMLGLGCDLAPGLHHPHMTFNRDSIQTGIEILTRTVIQTFEQLEQGK, encoded by the coding sequence GTGAAAACGGCAGTACAAGAAGTGAAATCGGTCGTCGAAGAAGTCTTTCAACATTTACATACACATCCCGAAATTAGTTGGCAGGAAGTGGAGACGACGAAGTATATTCAGCAATTGTTGGAGCGTGAAGGATTTCAAGTCGAGACCTTCGATGATTCAACGGGGCTTGTCGTAACAGCAGGGACGGGCGAGCATTGCGTAGGGCTACGTACGGATATTGATGCGCTATGGCAAGAAGTGGATGGCGTTTACCAAGCGAATCATTCTTGTGGACATGACGCACATATGACGATGGCGATTGGTGCGTTATTTACATTGAAAAAACTCGGTTATCCGAAGATAGGACGCTTAAAAGTCCTTTTTCAACCCGCTGAGGAAAAAGGGACGGGGGCTTTGTCGTTTGTGGAAAAAGGGCTTGTAGATGATGTCGATTATTTGTATGGCGTTCATCTTCGTCCGATTCAAGAAATCGGACACGGCTATTCAGCACCTGCGATTTTGCATGGTTCTGCCAAAATGATAAAAGGATTAATTATTGGCACAGATACACATGGGGCGAGGCCGCATCTTGGGCAAAACGCCATTGAAGTGATGGCGCGTCTTGTGCAAGCGATTCAGTCCATCCATGTGGATCCGATGGTGCCGCATTCGGCCAAAATGACGATGTTTCAGGCGGGGGGAGAATCAGCGAACATCATCCCTGGCAATGCCGTGTTTAGCCTAGATATTCGCGCACAAACGAATACGGTCATGGACAAGTTGATGAGCGAAGTGGACAAAGCCATCCGCTTGATTGCCGACATGGCAGATGTGGAAATCAGCTATGAAGTGCAAGCAGAAATTGCCGCCGCCCAAGTCGATGAAACGGCTGTGGCATTGATGGCACAAGCGATTACAGAAACCGTGGGCGAGCAATTTTTGGCGGCTCCAATCGTTACACCAGGCGGGGAAGATTTTCATTATTACACATTAAAAAGGCCAACTGTGAAAGCGACAATGCTTGGCCTTGGTTGCGATTTAGCGCCAGGGCTTCACCATCCGCATATGACATTCAACCGTGATAGTATCCAAACAGGCATTGAAATTTTGACTCGCACGGTTATTCAGACGTTCGAGCAGCTAGAACAAGGGAAGTGA
- a CDS encoding MurR/RpiR family transcriptional regulator, translated as MKLKGLIHEHYDQLSKSQKKVAQYVIDYPKSIALSSAQEVGATIGVSETTVIRFCYSLELSGYAELQKGVREQLFVQESSLTTYQQSKLAMEQEPHFFEQVMEQDRATITETMKQINEADYETAIDRLANAKTVYVLGLRSSYTAANWLSYTLGLVRGNVQLLRPETEDVIQTLSQMDKQSVVIVISFHRYLKETIQIAQLAQQQGAFMIGITDSIFAPIQSCSDVLFPIYSPNKSTLDATAALFSFMNAIVAGLSVKEKDRFEKRQQTYRAISSDFLFVEGVD; from the coding sequence ATGAAACTTAAAGGGCTCATTCATGAGCATTACGACCAACTATCCAAAAGTCAGAAAAAAGTTGCACAGTATGTCATCGATTATCCTAAAAGTATTGCGCTATCGTCCGCGCAAGAGGTTGGAGCGACGATTGGGGTTAGTGAAACAACGGTTATTCGCTTTTGTTATAGTTTGGAGCTTTCTGGGTACGCCGAATTACAAAAGGGTGTACGTGAACAGTTGTTTGTTCAAGAAAGCAGCTTGACGACGTATCAGCAGTCTAAATTAGCGATGGAACAAGAGCCCCATTTTTTTGAACAAGTGATGGAGCAGGACCGGGCCACCATAACAGAAACGATGAAGCAAATAAACGAAGCAGACTATGAAACCGCCATCGATCGCTTGGCCAATGCAAAAACGGTCTATGTTCTAGGGCTTCGCTCATCGTATACAGCGGCCAATTGGCTTTCTTATACGCTCGGTTTAGTGAGAGGTAATGTGCAGCTATTGCGACCTGAAACGGAAGATGTTATCCAGACACTTAGTCAAATGGATAAGCAATCTGTCGTCATTGTCATTTCGTTTCATCGCTATTTGAAGGAAACGATTCAAATCGCACAATTGGCCCAGCAACAGGGGGCTTTCATGATTGGCATTACAGATTCCATATTTGCACCTATCCAATCATGTAGCGATGTGCTATTTCCGATTTATTCACCGAATAAGTCGACACTGGATGCTACGGCTGCATTGTTTTCATTCATGAATGCGATTGTCGCAGGCTTGTCTGTGAAAGAAAAGGATCGTTTTGAAAAAAGACAACAAACGTATCGAGCGATTTCGAGTGATTTTTTATTCGTGGAAGGAGTGGATTGA